From Melospiza melodia melodia isolate bMelMel2 chromosome 31, bMelMel2.pri, whole genome shotgun sequence, one genomic window encodes:
- the LOC134431270 gene encoding LOW QUALITY PROTEIN: cyclin-dependent kinase 2-like (The sequence of the model RefSeq protein was modified relative to this genomic sequence to represent the inferred CDS: inserted 4 bases in 4 codons), which produces MENFQKVEKIGEGTYGVVYKARNKXTGEVVALKKIRLDTRGCPQHGIREISLLKELNHPNIVKLLDVIHTENKLYLVFEFLHQDLKKFMDSSSXSGIALPLIKSYLFQLLQGXAFCHAHRVLHRDLKPQNLLINAEGSIKLADFGLARAFGVPVRTYTHEVVTLWYRAPEILLGCKYYSTAVDIWSLAASSPRCLGCIFAEMITRRALFPGDSEIDQLFRXFRTLGTPDEAAWPGVSALPDYKATFPRWARQDLAKVLPPLDDEGRKLLAQMLHYDPNKRISAKAALGHPFFRDVTRAVPHLRL; this is translated from the exons ATGGAGAACTTCCAGAAGGTGGAGAAGATCGGCGAGGGCACCTACGGCGTGGTCTACAAGGCGCGGAACA TGACGGGGGAGGTGGTGGCCCTCAAGAAGATCCGCCTGGACAC ACGAGGGTGTCCCCAGCACGGCATCAGGGAGATCTCGCTGCTCAAGGAGCTCAACCACCCCAACATCGTCAA gcTGCTGGATGTCATCCACACGGAGAACAAGCTGTACCTGGTGTTCGAGTTCCTGCACCAGGACCTGAAGAAGTTCATGGACTCCTCGT TCAGCGGGATCGCGCTGCCGCTCATCAAG AGTTACCtgttccagctgctgcagg ctgcCTTCTGCCACGCCCACCGCGTGCTGCACCGCGACCTGAAGCCGCAGAATCTGCTCATCAACGCCGAGGGCTCCATCAAGCTGGCTGACTTCGGGCTGGCCCGCGCTTTTGGGGTGCCTGTCAGGACCTACACACACGag gtggTGACACTCTGGTACCGCGCCCCCGAGATCCTGCTGGGCTGCAAATATTACAGCACAGCCGTGGACATCTGGAGCCTGGCTGCATCTTCGCCGAGATG cctgggctgcatctTCGCCGAGATG atcACCCGCCGTGCGCTGTTCCCCGGTGACTCCGAGATCGACCAGCTGTTCC ATTTCCGCACCCTGGGCACCCCAGACGAGGCCGCCTGGCCGGGGGTGTCGGCGCTGCCCGATTACAAGGCCACCTTCCCCCGCTGGGCACGCCAGGACCTGGCCAAGGTGCTGCCACCGCTGGACGACGAGGGACGCAAGCTGCTGGCG CAAATGCTGCACTACGACCCCAACAAGCGAATCTCGGCCAAGGCCGCCCTGGGCCACCCCTTCTTCAGGGACGTCACCAGAGCCGTGCCCCACCTGCGCCTCTGA